In Musa acuminata AAA Group cultivar baxijiao chromosome BXJ2-8, Cavendish_Baxijiao_AAA, whole genome shotgun sequence, one genomic interval encodes:
- the LOC135581674 gene encoding probable ADP-ribosylation factor GTPase-activating protein AGD14 isoform X3, with protein MARPEKEDEKNEKIIRGLLKLPANRRCINCNSLGPQYVCINFWTFICINCSGIHREFTHRVKSISMAKFTSQEVSALQEGGNERAKEIYFKEWDPQHYSLPDNSNIDRLREFIKNVYVDGRYTGERSFDRPQMVKGNAEDSYDRRKVDSFRDIGNPSFDDIDGRHYGEQPGSASLANDHKRSLGRFDIIDEKGRDNKPGYRCQDQKVVDQQFPDGPKIEERLPNHQPLSNSPKIKPVEVIHIIPPAPIGQPKKSTGFQFPHSSAQVQRTASLPSRGSNVGISAEPKLVNSGNLIDFDADPIVPVARALDQYVPQQTTSFPAETGGWASFDDSLALKVTQVASAVSTPDSLLSQLSVSQTASAANAPSISIARAGSSPNQSNAGHWPTMHQHQPFVFHGPSVQTSKQPFSAHIFGAPNNQLKSNLHGVSVLTSQSSQVVNKSLHETTAGVSTQPSATEAKPTGRKELPADLFTTVYPSASAPFLGYQTPQRLMGYGTHYPTAVFPNLASLCGALPYVDGHSTIWHSTSNLPMQQWLPPQQISMLALHRPYMVQQGGGPVPRSPPGLPVMHQGTGGFSTQGAGYRSGTPNAFTPDSRNPFG; from the exons ATGGCGAGACCGGAGAAGGAGGACGAGAAGAATGAGAAGATCATTCGAGGGCTTCTGAAGCTTCCTGCAAACCGGAGATGCATCAATTGCAACAGCCTG GGACCTCAATATGTGTGCATAAATTTCTGGACATTCATATGCATTAATTGTAGCGGAATACA TCGGGAGTTCACACATCGTGTGAAGTCTATATCTATGGCCAAGTTCACATCACAAGAAGTTTCCGCTCTTCAAGAAGGAGGAAACGAG CGTGCTAAGGAAATTTATTTCAAAGAATGGGACCCACAGCATTATTCACTTCCTGATAACAG TAATATTGACAGACTCAGAGAATTTATTAAGAACGTCTATGTGGACGGAAGATACACAGGggaaaggagttttgacaggccaCAAATGGTGAAG GGCAATGCTGAAGATTCTTATGACAGAAGAAAGGTGGATTCCTTTCGAGATATCGGAAACCCATCGTTTGATGATATAGATGGCCGACATTATGGTGAACAACCTGGTTCTGCAAGTCTTGCAAATGACCACAAGAGGAGTCTTGGCCGTTTTGACATCATAGATGAAAAGGGGAGAGATAATAAACCTGGTTACAGATGCCAAGACCAAAAAGTTGTGGATCAGCAGTTTCCTGACGGTCCAAAGATTGAGGAGAGGTTACCAAACCATCAACCTCTGTCTAATTCCCCTAAGATAAAGCCTGTTGAAGTAATCCACATTATTCCACCTGCTCCAATTGGTCAGCCTAAAAAGTCAACTGGGTTTCAATTCCCTCATAGTTCTGCCCAAGTACAG AGGACTGCATCTTTGCCTAGTAGAGGATCCAATGTTGGAATTTCAGCTGAACCGAAGCTTGTAAACTCTGGAAATTTGATAGATTTCGATGCAGATCCTATTGTTCCTGTTGCCAGAGCTTTGGATCAGTATGTACCTCAACAAACTACCTCTTTCCCTGCTGAAACTGGAGGTTGGGCATCTTTCGATGATTCTTTGGCTTTAAAAGTGACCCAGGTAGCTTCAGCTGTAAGCACACCAGATTCTCTGCTGTCCCAGTTGTCAGTTTCTCAGACTGCTTCTGCTGCCAATGCTCCAAGCATATCTATTGCTAGAGCTGGTTCTTCTCCAAACCAAAGTAATGCAGGTCATTGGCCAACGATGCACCAGCATCAGCCTTTCGTATTCCATGGTCCTAGTGTTCAGACAAGTAAGCAACCATTTAGTGCACATATTTTTGGGGCTCCAAACAACCAG cttaagtcaAATTTGCATGGAGTTAGTGTTCTAACCAGTCAATCTTCTCAAGTAGTGaacaaatcacttcatgaaaccaCTGCTGGAGTTTCAACACAGCCTTCTGCCACAGAGGCCAAGCCTACCGGAAGAAAAGAACTTCCTGCG GATCTGTTTACCACGGTATATCCATCAGCATCAGCTCCATTTCTTGGTTACCAAACACCTCAACGTCTTATGGGTTATGGCACACATTATCCAACTGCAGTT TTCCCAAATTTGGCATCTCTATGCGGAGCATTACCTTACGTGGATGGTCACTCAACCATTTGGCACAGCACATCCAACTTACCCATGCAACAGTGGTTGCCCCCGCAACAAATTTCTATGCTAGCTCTGCATC GGCCATACATGGTGCAGCAAGGTGGAGGTCCTGTGCCCCGATCACCACCTGGACTTCCCGTGAT GCATCAAGGAACTGGTGGTTTTAGCACACAAGGAGCTGGGTACCGATCGGGAACCCCAAATGCTTTCACTCCTGATAGCAGAAATCCTTTCGGATGA
- the LOC135581674 gene encoding probable ADP-ribosylation factor GTPase-activating protein AGD14 isoform X1, whose translation MARPEKEDEKNEKIIRGLLKLPANRRCINCNSLGPQYVCINFWTFICINCSGIHREFTHRVKSISMAKFTSQEVSALQEGGNERAKEIYFKEWDPQHYSLPDNSNIDRLREFIKNVYVDGRYTGERSFDRPQMVKGNAEDSYDRRKVDSFRDIGNPSFDDIDGRHYGEQPGSASLANDHKRSLGRFDIIDEKGRDNKPGYRCQDQKVVDQQFPDGPKIEERLPNHQPLSNSPKIKPVEVIHIIPPAPIGQPKKSTGFQFPHSSAQVQRTASLPSRGSNVGISAEPKLVNSGNLIDFDADPIVPVARALDQYVPQQTTSFPAETGGWASFDDSLALKVTQVASAVSTPDSLLSQLSVSQTASAANAPSISIARAGSSPNQSNAGHWPTMHQHQPFVFHGPSVQTSKQPFSAHIFGAPNNQLKSNLHGVSVLTSQSSQVVNKSLHETTAGVSTQPSATEAKPTGRKELPADLFTTVYPSASAPFLGYQTPQRLMGYGTHYPTAVFPNLASLCGALPYVDGHSTIWHSTSNLPMQQWLPPQQISMLALHQFLSSGPYMVQQGGGPVPRSPPGLPVMHQGTGGFSTQGAGYRSGTPNAFTPDSRNPFG comes from the exons ATGGCGAGACCGGAGAAGGAGGACGAGAAGAATGAGAAGATCATTCGAGGGCTTCTGAAGCTTCCTGCAAACCGGAGATGCATCAATTGCAACAGCCTG GGACCTCAATATGTGTGCATAAATTTCTGGACATTCATATGCATTAATTGTAGCGGAATACA TCGGGAGTTCACACATCGTGTGAAGTCTATATCTATGGCCAAGTTCACATCACAAGAAGTTTCCGCTCTTCAAGAAGGAGGAAACGAG CGTGCTAAGGAAATTTATTTCAAAGAATGGGACCCACAGCATTATTCACTTCCTGATAACAG TAATATTGACAGACTCAGAGAATTTATTAAGAACGTCTATGTGGACGGAAGATACACAGGggaaaggagttttgacaggccaCAAATGGTGAAG GGCAATGCTGAAGATTCTTATGACAGAAGAAAGGTGGATTCCTTTCGAGATATCGGAAACCCATCGTTTGATGATATAGATGGCCGACATTATGGTGAACAACCTGGTTCTGCAAGTCTTGCAAATGACCACAAGAGGAGTCTTGGCCGTTTTGACATCATAGATGAAAAGGGGAGAGATAATAAACCTGGTTACAGATGCCAAGACCAAAAAGTTGTGGATCAGCAGTTTCCTGACGGTCCAAAGATTGAGGAGAGGTTACCAAACCATCAACCTCTGTCTAATTCCCCTAAGATAAAGCCTGTTGAAGTAATCCACATTATTCCACCTGCTCCAATTGGTCAGCCTAAAAAGTCAACTGGGTTTCAATTCCCTCATAGTTCTGCCCAAGTACAG AGGACTGCATCTTTGCCTAGTAGAGGATCCAATGTTGGAATTTCAGCTGAACCGAAGCTTGTAAACTCTGGAAATTTGATAGATTTCGATGCAGATCCTATTGTTCCTGTTGCCAGAGCTTTGGATCAGTATGTACCTCAACAAACTACCTCTTTCCCTGCTGAAACTGGAGGTTGGGCATCTTTCGATGATTCTTTGGCTTTAAAAGTGACCCAGGTAGCTTCAGCTGTAAGCACACCAGATTCTCTGCTGTCCCAGTTGTCAGTTTCTCAGACTGCTTCTGCTGCCAATGCTCCAAGCATATCTATTGCTAGAGCTGGTTCTTCTCCAAACCAAAGTAATGCAGGTCATTGGCCAACGATGCACCAGCATCAGCCTTTCGTATTCCATGGTCCTAGTGTTCAGACAAGTAAGCAACCATTTAGTGCACATATTTTTGGGGCTCCAAACAACCAG cttaagtcaAATTTGCATGGAGTTAGTGTTCTAACCAGTCAATCTTCTCAAGTAGTGaacaaatcacttcatgaaaccaCTGCTGGAGTTTCAACACAGCCTTCTGCCACAGAGGCCAAGCCTACCGGAAGAAAAGAACTTCCTGCG GATCTGTTTACCACGGTATATCCATCAGCATCAGCTCCATTTCTTGGTTACCAAACACCTCAACGTCTTATGGGTTATGGCACACATTATCCAACTGCAGTT TTCCCAAATTTGGCATCTCTATGCGGAGCATTACCTTACGTGGATGGTCACTCAACCATTTGGCACAGCACATCCAACTTACCCATGCAACAGTGGTTGCCCCCGCAACAAATTTCTATGCTAGCTCTGCATC AATTTCTATCTTCAGGGCCATACATGGTGCAGCAAGGTGGAGGTCCTGTGCCCCGATCACCACCTGGACTTCCCGTGAT GCATCAAGGAACTGGTGGTTTTAGCACACAAGGAGCTGGGTACCGATCGGGAACCCCAAATGCTTTCACTCCTGATAGCAGAAATCCTTTCGGATGA
- the LOC135581674 gene encoding probable ADP-ribosylation factor GTPase-activating protein AGD14 isoform X4 has protein sequence MARPEKEDEKNEKIIRGLLKLPANRRCINCNSLGPQYVCINFWTFICINCSGIHREFTHRVKSISMAKFTSQEVSALQEGGNERAKEIYFKEWDPQHYSLPDNSNIDRLREFIKNVYVDGRYTGERSFDRPQMVKGNAEDSYDRRKVDSFRDIGNPSFDDIDGRHYGEQPGSASLANDHKRSLGRFDIIDEKGRDNKPGYRCQDQKVVDQQFPDGPKIEERLPNHQPLSNSPKIKPVEVIHIIPPAPIGQPKKSTGFQFPHSSAQVQRTASLPSRGSNVGISAEPKLVNSGNLIDFDADPIVPVARALDQYVPQQTTSFPAETGGWASFDDSLALKVTQVASAVSTPDSLLSQLSVSQTASAANAPSISIARAGSSPNQSNAGHWPTMHQHQPFVFHGPSVQTSKQPFSAHIFGAPNNQLKSNLHGVSVLTSQSSQVVNKSLHETTAGVSTQPSATEAKPTGRKELPAFPNLASLCGALPYVDGHSTIWHSTSNLPMQQWLPPQQISMLALHQFLSSGPYMVQQGGGPVPRSPPGLPVMHQGTGGFSTQGAGYRSGTPNAFTPDSRNPFG, from the exons ATGGCGAGACCGGAGAAGGAGGACGAGAAGAATGAGAAGATCATTCGAGGGCTTCTGAAGCTTCCTGCAAACCGGAGATGCATCAATTGCAACAGCCTG GGACCTCAATATGTGTGCATAAATTTCTGGACATTCATATGCATTAATTGTAGCGGAATACA TCGGGAGTTCACACATCGTGTGAAGTCTATATCTATGGCCAAGTTCACATCACAAGAAGTTTCCGCTCTTCAAGAAGGAGGAAACGAG CGTGCTAAGGAAATTTATTTCAAAGAATGGGACCCACAGCATTATTCACTTCCTGATAACAG TAATATTGACAGACTCAGAGAATTTATTAAGAACGTCTATGTGGACGGAAGATACACAGGggaaaggagttttgacaggccaCAAATGGTGAAG GGCAATGCTGAAGATTCTTATGACAGAAGAAAGGTGGATTCCTTTCGAGATATCGGAAACCCATCGTTTGATGATATAGATGGCCGACATTATGGTGAACAACCTGGTTCTGCAAGTCTTGCAAATGACCACAAGAGGAGTCTTGGCCGTTTTGACATCATAGATGAAAAGGGGAGAGATAATAAACCTGGTTACAGATGCCAAGACCAAAAAGTTGTGGATCAGCAGTTTCCTGACGGTCCAAAGATTGAGGAGAGGTTACCAAACCATCAACCTCTGTCTAATTCCCCTAAGATAAAGCCTGTTGAAGTAATCCACATTATTCCACCTGCTCCAATTGGTCAGCCTAAAAAGTCAACTGGGTTTCAATTCCCTCATAGTTCTGCCCAAGTACAG AGGACTGCATCTTTGCCTAGTAGAGGATCCAATGTTGGAATTTCAGCTGAACCGAAGCTTGTAAACTCTGGAAATTTGATAGATTTCGATGCAGATCCTATTGTTCCTGTTGCCAGAGCTTTGGATCAGTATGTACCTCAACAAACTACCTCTTTCCCTGCTGAAACTGGAGGTTGGGCATCTTTCGATGATTCTTTGGCTTTAAAAGTGACCCAGGTAGCTTCAGCTGTAAGCACACCAGATTCTCTGCTGTCCCAGTTGTCAGTTTCTCAGACTGCTTCTGCTGCCAATGCTCCAAGCATATCTATTGCTAGAGCTGGTTCTTCTCCAAACCAAAGTAATGCAGGTCATTGGCCAACGATGCACCAGCATCAGCCTTTCGTATTCCATGGTCCTAGTGTTCAGACAAGTAAGCAACCATTTAGTGCACATATTTTTGGGGCTCCAAACAACCAG cttaagtcaAATTTGCATGGAGTTAGTGTTCTAACCAGTCAATCTTCTCAAGTAGTGaacaaatcacttcatgaaaccaCTGCTGGAGTTTCAACACAGCCTTCTGCCACAGAGGCCAAGCCTACCGGAAGAAAAGAACTTCCTGCG TTCCCAAATTTGGCATCTCTATGCGGAGCATTACCTTACGTGGATGGTCACTCAACCATTTGGCACAGCACATCCAACTTACCCATGCAACAGTGGTTGCCCCCGCAACAAATTTCTATGCTAGCTCTGCATC AATTTCTATCTTCAGGGCCATACATGGTGCAGCAAGGTGGAGGTCCTGTGCCCCGATCACCACCTGGACTTCCCGTGAT GCATCAAGGAACTGGTGGTTTTAGCACACAAGGAGCTGGGTACCGATCGGGAACCCCAAATGCTTTCACTCCTGATAGCAGAAATCCTTTCGGATGA
- the LOC135581674 gene encoding probable ADP-ribosylation factor GTPase-activating protein AGD14 isoform X2 — protein sequence MARPEKEDEKNEKIIRGLLKLPANRRCINCNSLGPQYVCINFWTFICINCSGIHREFTHRVKSISMAKFTSQEVSALQEGGNERAKEIYFKEWDPQHYSLPDNRLREFIKNVYVDGRYTGERSFDRPQMVKGNAEDSYDRRKVDSFRDIGNPSFDDIDGRHYGEQPGSASLANDHKRSLGRFDIIDEKGRDNKPGYRCQDQKVVDQQFPDGPKIEERLPNHQPLSNSPKIKPVEVIHIIPPAPIGQPKKSTGFQFPHSSAQVQRTASLPSRGSNVGISAEPKLVNSGNLIDFDADPIVPVARALDQYVPQQTTSFPAETGGWASFDDSLALKVTQVASAVSTPDSLLSQLSVSQTASAANAPSISIARAGSSPNQSNAGHWPTMHQHQPFVFHGPSVQTSKQPFSAHIFGAPNNQLKSNLHGVSVLTSQSSQVVNKSLHETTAGVSTQPSATEAKPTGRKELPADLFTTVYPSASAPFLGYQTPQRLMGYGTHYPTAVFPNLASLCGALPYVDGHSTIWHSTSNLPMQQWLPPQQISMLALHQFLSSGPYMVQQGGGPVPRSPPGLPVMHQGTGGFSTQGAGYRSGTPNAFTPDSRNPFG from the exons ATGGCGAGACCGGAGAAGGAGGACGAGAAGAATGAGAAGATCATTCGAGGGCTTCTGAAGCTTCCTGCAAACCGGAGATGCATCAATTGCAACAGCCTG GGACCTCAATATGTGTGCATAAATTTCTGGACATTCATATGCATTAATTGTAGCGGAATACA TCGGGAGTTCACACATCGTGTGAAGTCTATATCTATGGCCAAGTTCACATCACAAGAAGTTTCCGCTCTTCAAGAAGGAGGAAACGAG CGTGCTAAGGAAATTTATTTCAAAGAATGGGACCCACAGCATTATTCACTTCCTGATAACAG ACTCAGAGAATTTATTAAGAACGTCTATGTGGACGGAAGATACACAGGggaaaggagttttgacaggccaCAAATGGTGAAG GGCAATGCTGAAGATTCTTATGACAGAAGAAAGGTGGATTCCTTTCGAGATATCGGAAACCCATCGTTTGATGATATAGATGGCCGACATTATGGTGAACAACCTGGTTCTGCAAGTCTTGCAAATGACCACAAGAGGAGTCTTGGCCGTTTTGACATCATAGATGAAAAGGGGAGAGATAATAAACCTGGTTACAGATGCCAAGACCAAAAAGTTGTGGATCAGCAGTTTCCTGACGGTCCAAAGATTGAGGAGAGGTTACCAAACCATCAACCTCTGTCTAATTCCCCTAAGATAAAGCCTGTTGAAGTAATCCACATTATTCCACCTGCTCCAATTGGTCAGCCTAAAAAGTCAACTGGGTTTCAATTCCCTCATAGTTCTGCCCAAGTACAG AGGACTGCATCTTTGCCTAGTAGAGGATCCAATGTTGGAATTTCAGCTGAACCGAAGCTTGTAAACTCTGGAAATTTGATAGATTTCGATGCAGATCCTATTGTTCCTGTTGCCAGAGCTTTGGATCAGTATGTACCTCAACAAACTACCTCTTTCCCTGCTGAAACTGGAGGTTGGGCATCTTTCGATGATTCTTTGGCTTTAAAAGTGACCCAGGTAGCTTCAGCTGTAAGCACACCAGATTCTCTGCTGTCCCAGTTGTCAGTTTCTCAGACTGCTTCTGCTGCCAATGCTCCAAGCATATCTATTGCTAGAGCTGGTTCTTCTCCAAACCAAAGTAATGCAGGTCATTGGCCAACGATGCACCAGCATCAGCCTTTCGTATTCCATGGTCCTAGTGTTCAGACAAGTAAGCAACCATTTAGTGCACATATTTTTGGGGCTCCAAACAACCAG cttaagtcaAATTTGCATGGAGTTAGTGTTCTAACCAGTCAATCTTCTCAAGTAGTGaacaaatcacttcatgaaaccaCTGCTGGAGTTTCAACACAGCCTTCTGCCACAGAGGCCAAGCCTACCGGAAGAAAAGAACTTCCTGCG GATCTGTTTACCACGGTATATCCATCAGCATCAGCTCCATTTCTTGGTTACCAAACACCTCAACGTCTTATGGGTTATGGCACACATTATCCAACTGCAGTT TTCCCAAATTTGGCATCTCTATGCGGAGCATTACCTTACGTGGATGGTCACTCAACCATTTGGCACAGCACATCCAACTTACCCATGCAACAGTGGTTGCCCCCGCAACAAATTTCTATGCTAGCTCTGCATC AATTTCTATCTTCAGGGCCATACATGGTGCAGCAAGGTGGAGGTCCTGTGCCCCGATCACCACCTGGACTTCCCGTGAT GCATCAAGGAACTGGTGGTTTTAGCACACAAGGAGCTGGGTACCGATCGGGAACCCCAAATGCTTTCACTCCTGATAGCAGAAATCCTTTCGGATGA
- the LOC135581674 gene encoding probable ADP-ribosylation factor GTPase-activating protein AGD14 isoform X5, with protein sequence MTKLFLLGSYVDFMTSTYSSREFTHRVKSISMAKFTSQEVSALQEGGNERAKEIYFKEWDPQHYSLPDNSNIDRLREFIKNVYVDGRYTGERSFDRPQMVKGNAEDSYDRRKVDSFRDIGNPSFDDIDGRHYGEQPGSASLANDHKRSLGRFDIIDEKGRDNKPGYRCQDQKVVDQQFPDGPKIEERLPNHQPLSNSPKIKPVEVIHIIPPAPIGQPKKSTGFQFPHSSAQVQRTASLPSRGSNVGISAEPKLVNSGNLIDFDADPIVPVARALDQYVPQQTTSFPAETGGWASFDDSLALKVTQVASAVSTPDSLLSQLSVSQTASAANAPSISIARAGSSPNQSNAGHWPTMHQHQPFVFHGPSVQTSKQPFSAHIFGAPNNQLKSNLHGVSVLTSQSSQVVNKSLHETTAGVSTQPSATEAKPTGRKELPADLFTTVYPSASAPFLGYQTPQRLMGYGTHYPTAVFPNLASLCGALPYVDGHSTIWHSTSNLPMQQWLPPQQISMLALHQFLSSGPYMVQQGGGPVPRSPPGLPVMHQGTGGFSTQGAGYRSGTPNAFTPDSRNPFG encoded by the exons ATGACAAAACTATTCCTTCTTGGCTCCTATGTTGACTTCATGACATCTACATATTCTAGTCGGGAGTTCACACATCGTGTGAAGTCTATATCTATGGCCAAGTTCACATCACAAGAAGTTTCCGCTCTTCAAGAAGGAGGAAACGAG CGTGCTAAGGAAATTTATTTCAAAGAATGGGACCCACAGCATTATTCACTTCCTGATAACAG TAATATTGACAGACTCAGAGAATTTATTAAGAACGTCTATGTGGACGGAAGATACACAGGggaaaggagttttgacaggccaCAAATGGTGAAG GGCAATGCTGAAGATTCTTATGACAGAAGAAAGGTGGATTCCTTTCGAGATATCGGAAACCCATCGTTTGATGATATAGATGGCCGACATTATGGTGAACAACCTGGTTCTGCAAGTCTTGCAAATGACCACAAGAGGAGTCTTGGCCGTTTTGACATCATAGATGAAAAGGGGAGAGATAATAAACCTGGTTACAGATGCCAAGACCAAAAAGTTGTGGATCAGCAGTTTCCTGACGGTCCAAAGATTGAGGAGAGGTTACCAAACCATCAACCTCTGTCTAATTCCCCTAAGATAAAGCCTGTTGAAGTAATCCACATTATTCCACCTGCTCCAATTGGTCAGCCTAAAAAGTCAACTGGGTTTCAATTCCCTCATAGTTCTGCCCAAGTACAG AGGACTGCATCTTTGCCTAGTAGAGGATCCAATGTTGGAATTTCAGCTGAACCGAAGCTTGTAAACTCTGGAAATTTGATAGATTTCGATGCAGATCCTATTGTTCCTGTTGCCAGAGCTTTGGATCAGTATGTACCTCAACAAACTACCTCTTTCCCTGCTGAAACTGGAGGTTGGGCATCTTTCGATGATTCTTTGGCTTTAAAAGTGACCCAGGTAGCTTCAGCTGTAAGCACACCAGATTCTCTGCTGTCCCAGTTGTCAGTTTCTCAGACTGCTTCTGCTGCCAATGCTCCAAGCATATCTATTGCTAGAGCTGGTTCTTCTCCAAACCAAAGTAATGCAGGTCATTGGCCAACGATGCACCAGCATCAGCCTTTCGTATTCCATGGTCCTAGTGTTCAGACAAGTAAGCAACCATTTAGTGCACATATTTTTGGGGCTCCAAACAACCAG cttaagtcaAATTTGCATGGAGTTAGTGTTCTAACCAGTCAATCTTCTCAAGTAGTGaacaaatcacttcatgaaaccaCTGCTGGAGTTTCAACACAGCCTTCTGCCACAGAGGCCAAGCCTACCGGAAGAAAAGAACTTCCTGCG GATCTGTTTACCACGGTATATCCATCAGCATCAGCTCCATTTCTTGGTTACCAAACACCTCAACGTCTTATGGGTTATGGCACACATTATCCAACTGCAGTT TTCCCAAATTTGGCATCTCTATGCGGAGCATTACCTTACGTGGATGGTCACTCAACCATTTGGCACAGCACATCCAACTTACCCATGCAACAGTGGTTGCCCCCGCAACAAATTTCTATGCTAGCTCTGCATC AATTTCTATCTTCAGGGCCATACATGGTGCAGCAAGGTGGAGGTCCTGTGCCCCGATCACCACCTGGACTTCCCGTGAT GCATCAAGGAACTGGTGGTTTTAGCACACAAGGAGCTGGGTACCGATCGGGAACCCCAAATGCTTTCACTCCTGATAGCAGAAATCCTTTCGGATGA